The Deltaproteobacteria bacterium genome has a segment encoding these proteins:
- a CDS encoding aspartate aminotransferase family protein has protein sequence MAENLAETIRRKQKELLFPNVGTYYEEALPLESGRGMFVKDVEGREYLDFFAGILTVSVGHCHPAVTEAAIAQQRKLVHVSTLYPTVPQLQLAEKLVQLKPMKEQAKVFFTNSGTEANETAVALAKEATGRHELVVLRHNYAGRGTLALSMMGNKHYRPRTQSEVSGIRFAHAPYCYRCDFGLKYPDCGVACAKDLKSLIETTTDGEIAAFMAEPIMGVGGFITPPKEYFEIAVPIARNAGGLFIADEVQTAWGRTGGKWWGVEQYGVEPDILTSAKGMANGQPIGLTMAKAAVADKGTFANISTFGASPISMAAAGATLKIIEEEKLLFNAQMMGKALREGLESLQQRFQGIGEVRGMGLMQAIELVKDRGTKEPDPQGTNRLMEATRKRGLLIGKGGLYGNALRIAPPMVVNKGQIDDAIRLLGEALGEALKQ, from the coding sequence ATGGCTGAGAACCTCGCAGAAACGATCCGCCGCAAGCAGAAGGAGCTGCTGTTCCCCAACGTCGGCACCTATTACGAGGAGGCGCTGCCGCTGGAGTCCGGCCGGGGAATGTTCGTCAAGGACGTGGAGGGGCGCGAGTACCTCGACTTCTTCGCCGGCATCCTCACGGTCAGCGTCGGCCACTGCCATCCGGCGGTGACCGAGGCCGCCATCGCGCAGCAGCGCAAGCTGGTGCACGTCTCGACGCTCTATCCCACGGTGCCGCAGCTGCAGCTGGCCGAGAAGCTCGTGCAGCTGAAGCCGATGAAGGAGCAGGCGAAGGTCTTCTTCACCAACTCCGGCACCGAGGCGAACGAGACCGCCGTGGCGCTGGCGAAGGAGGCGACGGGACGTCACGAACTGGTCGTCCTCCGCCACAATTATGCGGGCCGCGGGACCTTGGCGCTGAGCATGATGGGCAACAAGCACTACCGGCCCCGCACGCAGAGCGAGGTGTCCGGCATCCGCTTCGCCCATGCGCCGTACTGCTATCGCTGCGACTTCGGCCTGAAGTACCCCGATTGCGGCGTCGCCTGCGCAAAAGATCTCAAGTCCCTCATCGAGACCACGACCGACGGCGAGATCGCCGCCTTCATGGCGGAGCCGATCATGGGCGTCGGCGGATTCATCACGCCGCCGAAGGAGTACTTCGAGATCGCCGTGCCGATCGCGCGCAATGCGGGCGGCCTGTTCATCGCCGACGAGGTGCAGACCGCGTGGGGCCGCACGGGCGGCAAGTGGTGGGGCGTCGAACAGTACGGCGTCGAGCCCGACATCCTCACCAGCGCCAAGGGCATGGCCAATGGGCAGCCGATCGGCTTGACGATGGCGAAAGCTGCGGTGGCCGACAAGGGCACGTTCGCGAACATCTCGACGTTCGGCGCCAGCCCGATCAGCATGGCGGCCGCTGGCGCGACCCTCAAGATCATCGAGGAGGAGAAGCTGCTCTTCAATGCGCAGATGATGGGCAAGGCGCTGCGGGAAGGGCTCGAGTCGCTGCAGCAGCGCTTCCAGGGCATCGGCGAGGTCCGCGGGATGGGGCTGATGCAGGCGATCGAGCTGGTGAAGGATCGCGGTACGAAGGAGCCCGACCCGCAGGGGACGAACCGGCTGATGGAGGCGACGCGCAAGCGCGGTCTTCTGATCGGAAAAGGAGGCCTGTACGGGAACGCGCTGCGCATCGCGCCGCCGATGGTGGTCAACAAAGGGCAGATCGACGACGCGATCCGGCTGCTCGGCGAGGCGCTCGGAGAGGCGTTGAAGCAATGA
- a CDS encoding sterol desaturase family protein, whose product MPNLIALAIPFFFLLIGVELWAAKRRGLKLYRFADVVADLSCGMTQQILLVFEVAVITGGYVWLYQHRLFTFREGSPWPWVIAFVAVDLVYYWWHRLSHRVNLLWAVHAVHHQSEDYNFAVALRQAVLSVWTIWPLHLPLALIGIPPATFLVVDSLSTLYQFWIHTELVGRLGWYEWIFNTPSQHRVHHAINPRYLDRNYAATLCIWDRLFGTYVEEREQPVYGLVKPLRSFDPLKAQVYHFLEIGRRARTMRGLDRLRALFRGPEWGHPPAPEITRAEQRKHAAELTGRQLAWLATTLVIGIVATFLLLWFQFSLPLWKRIAVAGFVLALMASWGLLLDRRLIWSRSASAPSAAPGPV is encoded by the coding sequence ATGCCGAACCTGATTGCGCTGGCGATCCCGTTCTTCTTCCTGCTCATCGGCGTCGAGCTGTGGGCGGCAAAGCGCCGCGGGCTCAAGCTCTACCGGTTCGCGGACGTCGTCGCCGACCTCTCTTGCGGCATGACGCAGCAGATCCTGCTGGTCTTCGAAGTCGCCGTGATCACGGGCGGTTACGTCTGGTTGTACCAGCACCGCCTGTTCACCTTTCGCGAGGGCTCCCCTTGGCCGTGGGTGATCGCCTTCGTGGCGGTCGACCTCGTCTACTACTGGTGGCACCGCCTCTCGCACCGGGTGAACCTGCTCTGGGCGGTCCACGCCGTGCACCACCAGAGCGAGGATTACAACTTCGCCGTCGCCCTGCGGCAGGCCGTGCTCTCGGTCTGGACCATCTGGCCGCTGCACCTTCCCCTGGCGCTGATCGGCATCCCGCCGGCGACCTTCCTCGTCGTCGACTCGCTGAGCACCCTGTACCAGTTCTGGATCCATACCGAGCTGGTGGGAAGGCTCGGCTGGTACGAGTGGATCTTCAACACGCCGTCGCAGCATCGCGTGCACCACGCGATCAATCCCCGATACCTCGACCGCAACTACGCGGCGACGCTCTGCATCTGGGATCGCCTGTTCGGCACGTACGTCGAGGAGCGCGAGCAACCCGTCTACGGGCTGGTGAAGCCGCTCCGGAGCTTCGACCCGCTCAAGGCGCAGGTATACCATTTCCTCGAGATCGGCCGGCGAGCCCGGACGATGCGCGGGCTCGACCGCCTGCGTGCGCTCTTCCGGGGTCCCGAATGGGGCCATCCGCCCGCGCCGGAGATCACCCGCGCCGAGCAGCGGAAGCACGCGGCCGAGCTCACGGGACGTCAGTTGGCGTGGCTTGCCACGACGCTGGTGATCGGAATCGTCGCGACCTTCCTGCTGCTCTGGTTTCAGTTCTCGCTGCCGCTCTGGAAGCGGATCGCCGTCGCTGGCTTCGTCCTGGCGCTGATGGCGAGCTGGGGCCTTCTTCTCGATCGGCGTCTGATCTGGAGCAGGAGCGCGAGCGCGCCCAGCGCGGCGCCCGGTCCGGTCTGA
- a CDS encoding matrixin family metalloprotease, translated as MKRVAVVLLFCALPARAWVRTKTNGTGLCVWWQSRGHGFQIDSQGTPDAPTADTFAAIRSSLATWAAVSCTDLAFPEESLSTSAQNRLVGYFQGSTNHNLVLWRTRACRDVVPANDPCLTQGGCSNAYDCWDDSHGDSVIATTTTTANRLTGQILDTDIELNDAPSSAGTKFTFSVVDVLPCPTASGTGCIDVQNTVTHEAGHTLGLDHSLDSNATMYANAPPGETSKRRLGTDDIAGICAIYPKGQPTVTCLAPESSSGCGCSQAQTGPGAALGALALLLQIRRRSRRRPQLAISARTKPATAIRFQSGSEN; from the coding sequence GTGAAGCGTGTCGCGGTCGTTCTCCTCTTCTGCGCCTTGCCCGCGCGCGCATGGGTGCGCACGAAAACGAACGGCACCGGCCTGTGTGTGTGGTGGCAGAGCCGCGGCCACGGCTTCCAGATCGACTCGCAGGGCACCCCGGATGCGCCCACCGCCGACACCTTCGCCGCCATTCGCAGCAGCCTCGCGACCTGGGCGGCGGTCTCCTGCACCGATCTCGCGTTCCCCGAGGAGTCTCTCTCCACCTCTGCGCAAAACCGGCTCGTCGGCTACTTCCAGGGGAGCACGAACCACAATCTGGTGCTGTGGCGGACGCGCGCGTGCCGCGACGTCGTTCCCGCCAACGACCCCTGCCTGACCCAAGGCGGATGCTCGAACGCCTACGACTGCTGGGATGACAGTCACGGCGATAGCGTCATCGCTACCACGACCACCACCGCCAACCGTCTCACCGGCCAGATCCTCGACACCGACATCGAGCTGAACGACGCGCCCTCCAGCGCCGGAACGAAATTCACCTTCAGCGTCGTCGACGTCCTCCCTTGCCCGACCGCGTCCGGGACGGGCTGCATCGACGTCCAGAACACGGTCACGCACGAGGCCGGCCACACGCTGGGACTCGATCACTCGCTGGACTCGAATGCGACGATGTACGCCAATGCGCCGCCGGGGGAGACGAGCAAACGTCGCCTGGGAACGGACGACATCGCCGGCATCTGCGCCATCTACCCGAAAGGACAGCCCACGGTGACCTGCCTTGCGCCGGAATCGTCCTCGGGCTGCGGCTGCTCGCAGGCTCAGACCGGACCGGGCGCCGCGCTGGGCGCGCTCGCGCTCCTGCTCCAGATCAGACGCCGATCGAGAAGAAGGCCCCAGCTCGCCATCAGCGCCAGGACGAAGCCAGCGACGGCGATCCGCTTCCAGAGCGGCAGCGAGAACTGA
- the ggt gene encoding gamma-glutamyltransferase — protein MLLLALLLAFPAVSPRGAVAAAHPLAAEAGASMLRRGGNAADAAIAAAFALSVVEPQSSGLGGGGFALIYTARTRQVHVLDFREVGPRAARPDMYVQNGEARQDLANAGPLSVAVPAAVKGYAELLKRFGKKPLAQVVSPAEQIALRGFQVNVQFVRASEWRLECLAADPEAARIFLRRGDDGEYEAKQPGDKLIQPDLARTLHAIGERGPDAFYKGRIAKSIVDTLAARGGVLAPDDLSRVQVRERQPIESTYRGYRIVSMPLPSSGGFIVSALLNVLEREQPRAGGYRPDRFLHAMIEAEKRLYAVRQRLGDPDFNPGVEERVRRMVAKDFAGDLARQIGEQATPTAQVVVQQEHGTTHVSAVDEEGNAVALNTTVNDAFGSCVVPKGTGFLLNDEMDDFAVAAGVPNAYGVRGDVENAPGPGKVPLSSMAPTFVFAPDGALLLAIGSSGGASIPTTVVQAIVHVIDDGMPVDRAIAQPRLHHNLYPDLVRVEPSGLEAATARALEQRGHKLQFGGEPFQDHGPGFFDTLWGKACGIQIDADTRWRVAACDVRNDGGGAIP, from the coding sequence ATGCTCCTGCTCGCGCTGTTGCTCGCGTTCCCCGCGGTATCGCCCCGCGGCGCCGTCGCCGCGGCCCACCCGCTTGCCGCCGAGGCGGGCGCATCCATGCTGCGCCGCGGCGGCAACGCGGCGGACGCGGCCATCGCCGCGGCCTTCGCGCTCAGCGTCGTCGAGCCGCAGAGCTCGGGACTCGGCGGGGGCGGATTCGCGCTGATCTACACGGCGCGGACGAGACAGGTGCACGTGCTCGACTTCCGCGAAGTGGGCCCGCGCGCTGCGCGGCCGGACATGTACGTGCAGAACGGAGAGGCGCGGCAGGACCTCGCCAACGCCGGCCCGCTCAGCGTCGCCGTTCCCGCAGCGGTGAAGGGATACGCCGAGTTGCTCAAGCGCTTCGGAAAGAAACCGCTCGCGCAGGTCGTCAGCCCCGCCGAGCAGATCGCGCTCCGCGGGTTCCAGGTGAACGTCCAGTTCGTGCGCGCTTCCGAGTGGCGTCTGGAATGCCTCGCCGCCGATCCGGAGGCGGCGCGGATCTTCTTGCGCCGGGGAGACGACGGCGAATATGAGGCGAAGCAGCCCGGAGACAAGCTCATCCAGCCGGATCTCGCGCGCACCCTGCACGCCATCGGAGAGCGGGGTCCCGACGCGTTCTACAAGGGACGGATCGCGAAGAGCATCGTCGACACCCTCGCCGCGCGCGGCGGAGTGCTCGCGCCCGACGACCTGTCGCGGGTCCAGGTTCGCGAGCGGCAGCCGATCGAGTCGACGTATCGCGGTTACCGCATCGTCAGCATGCCGCTGCCTTCGAGCGGCGGATTCATCGTCTCCGCGCTGCTCAACGTGCTCGAGCGCGAGCAGCCCAGGGCGGGAGGCTATCGGCCGGACCGCTTCCTGCACGCGATGATCGAGGCCGAGAAACGGCTCTATGCCGTGCGGCAGAGGCTGGGCGACCCCGACTTCAATCCTGGTGTCGAGGAGCGGGTGCGGCGGATGGTCGCCAAGGACTTCGCCGGAGATCTCGCGCGGCAGATCGGCGAGCAGGCGACGCCGACGGCCCAGGTCGTGGTCCAGCAGGAGCATGGAACGACCCATGTCTCGGCCGTGGACGAAGAAGGAAATGCGGTCGCGCTCAACACCACCGTGAACGACGCCTTCGGCTCCTGCGTCGTTCCCAAGGGGACGGGTTTCCTCCTCAACGACGAGATGGACGACTTCGCCGTCGCCGCCGGTGTTCCCAACGCGTACGGCGTCCGAGGCGACGTGGAGAACGCGCCGGGCCCGGGGAAGGTGCCGCTCTCGTCCATGGCGCCGACGTTCGTCTTCGCTCCCGACGGCGCGCTGCTGCTCGCCATCGGCTCTTCAGGCGGAGCGTCGATTCCGACCACGGTCGTGCAGGCCATCGTGCACGTGATCGACGACGGCATGCCGGTCGATCGCGCCATCGCTCAGCCGCGCCTGCACCACAATCTCTACCCCGACCTCGTCCGCGTGGAGCCCAGCGGGCTGGAGGCCGCCACTGCGCGAGCCCTGGAGCAGCGCGGACACAAGTTGCAGTTCGGCGGCGAGCCTTTCCAGGATCACGGTCCCGGCTTCTTCGACACGCTGTGGGGAAAAGCCTGCGGGATACAGATCGACGCCGACACGCGCTGGCGCGTCGCCGCCTGCGACGTTCGCAACGACGGTGGCGGCGCGATTCCGTAG
- a CDS encoding glutamate--tRNA ligase — MVRVRFAPSPTGYLHIGGARTALFNWLWARKNKGVFVLRVEDTDQSRSTQESEQAIIDGMKWLGLDWDEGPIVGGPHAPYFQMQRLATYDKHAEDLIAKGKAYRCDCTKEELDRLREQAAREKRGFKYPGTCRDKNLPRGTPGSVVRFRMPDEGATTFTDLVKGEITTQHKELQDEVILRADGVPLYNFGAVVDDIEMEISMVARGDDHVVNTPRQILMYQALRYPVPQFAHLPMILGADKQRLSKRHGAVNVLQYRDDGYLPGALVNYLARLGWSHGDQEIFTIPELIEKFDWEHVGANAGVFNPQKLEWLNQQWIKMTPAEEIAKQTGVSAQFAALMQERARNLNEIRDAWRAYMTAELPAYDDKAVAKQLTQEARPLLVEARTLIDRTFPQGPQAMEHAFRALAEQRGLGLGKVAQPVRVAVTGTTVSPPLFETIALLGKERTLRRIDAALEKTR, encoded by the coding sequence ATGGTTCGCGTCCGCTTCGCACCCTCGCCGACCGGGTACCTGCACATCGGCGGGGCGCGCACCGCCCTGTTCAACTGGCTGTGGGCGCGGAAGAACAAGGGCGTGTTCGTCCTGCGCGTGGAGGACACGGACCAGTCGCGCAGCACGCAGGAGAGCGAGCAGGCCATCATCGACGGGATGAAGTGGTTGGGCCTCGATTGGGACGAGGGTCCGATCGTGGGAGGCCCGCACGCGCCGTACTTCCAGATGCAGCGGCTCGCCACCTACGACAAGCACGCGGAAGACTTGATCGCGAAGGGCAAGGCGTACCGCTGCGACTGCACGAAGGAGGAGCTGGATCGGCTCCGCGAGCAGGCGGCGCGCGAGAAGCGGGGCTTCAAGTACCCGGGCACCTGCCGCGACAAGAATCTGCCGCGCGGGACGCCGGGCTCGGTGGTGCGGTTCCGCATGCCTGACGAGGGAGCCACGACGTTCACGGACCTGGTCAAGGGCGAGATCACCACCCAGCACAAGGAGCTGCAGGACGAGGTCATCCTCAGAGCCGACGGAGTGCCGCTCTACAACTTCGGCGCCGTGGTCGACGACATCGAGATGGAGATCAGCATGGTCGCCCGCGGCGACGACCACGTCGTGAACACGCCGCGGCAGATCCTCATGTACCAGGCGCTGCGGTACCCGGTGCCGCAGTTCGCGCACCTGCCGATGATCCTCGGCGCCGACAAGCAGCGGCTCTCCAAGCGGCACGGCGCAGTCAACGTCCTGCAGTATCGCGACGATGGTTACCTGCCGGGCGCGCTGGTGAACTACCTCGCGCGCCTCGGCTGGTCGCACGGCGATCAGGAGATCTTCACCATTCCCGAGCTGATCGAGAAGTTCGACTGGGAGCATGTGGGCGCCAACGCCGGGGTGTTCAACCCGCAGAAGCTGGAATGGCTGAACCAGCAGTGGATCAAGATGACGCCAGCGGAGGAGATCGCGAAGCAGACCGGCGTCTCGGCGCAGTTCGCCGCCCTGATGCAGGAGCGGGCGCGGAACCTGAACGAGATCCGCGATGCCTGGCGCGCGTATATGACCGCGGAGCTTCCCGCATACGACGACAAGGCGGTGGCGAAACAGTTGACCCAGGAGGCCAGGCCATTGCTCGTCGAGGCGCGGACGCTGATCGACCGGACCTTCCCCCAGGGACCGCAGGCCATGGAGCACGCCTTTCGCGCCCTGGCCGAGCAGCGCGGCCTCGGCCTCGGCAAGGTCGCGCAACCGGTGCGCGTAGCGGTGACCGGGACCACCGTCAGCCCTCCGCTGTTCGAGACCATCGCGCTGCTCGGCAAGGAGCGGACGCTGCGGCGCATCGATGCCGCGCTGGAGAAGACCCGATGA
- a CDS encoding glycosyltransferase family 2 protein, with amino-acid sequence MLAVVFWVAVGCVLHTYVIYPLLLVALDAIAQARGAWGYLGGNERRRPPAQIGLPSVSVLIAAFNEQDCIARRVENLLAQDYPPDKLEILIGSDASTDETDAIVQRYGARGVKLSRAERCGKAGVLSRLVALAKGDVLVMTDANTEFERDAIRHLVQPLRDDEVGLVCGRLRLHSPAGAPVTEGAYWKLESLLKLYESRRGCVMGANGGIYAVRKDLFPPLPAGTVVDDFVAALRVLAAGSKVAYEPEAVAHEETAPDHVGEYRRRVRIAAGGFRALSQHRDLLSPRHGFTAFALWSHKVLRWFVPHALVVAFVANLFLARAGTFYSLALLTQCTAYALAALSLLGMTPRHVRAVADAAAHFVEMNAALLVGFVKYSRGAQGQTWMRTDRPARAA; translated from the coding sequence ATGCTCGCCGTCGTGTTCTGGGTCGCAGTCGGATGCGTCCTGCACACCTACGTGATCTATCCGCTGCTACTCGTCGCGCTCGATGCGATCGCGCAGGCGCGCGGCGCCTGGGGGTACCTGGGCGGAAATGAGCGTCGCCGTCCGCCCGCCCAGATTGGCCTGCCCAGCGTCTCCGTCCTGATCGCGGCCTTCAACGAGCAGGATTGCATCGCGCGGCGAGTCGAGAACCTGCTCGCCCAGGACTATCCGCCGGACAAGCTGGAGATCCTGATCGGCTCCGACGCCTCGACCGACGAGACCGACGCCATCGTCCAGCGGTACGGGGCGCGCGGGGTGAAGCTCTCGCGCGCAGAGCGCTGCGGCAAGGCCGGAGTCCTCAGCCGGCTGGTGGCGCTCGCCAAGGGCGACGTCCTGGTGATGACGGACGCGAATACCGAGTTCGAGCGCGACGCCATCCGGCATCTCGTACAACCATTGCGCGACGACGAGGTGGGCCTGGTCTGCGGGCGGCTGCGGCTGCACTCTCCGGCGGGCGCCCCTGTCACGGAAGGCGCCTACTGGAAGCTCGAGAGCCTGCTCAAGCTGTACGAGTCGCGGCGCGGCTGCGTGATGGGGGCCAACGGAGGAATCTACGCCGTCCGCAAGGATCTCTTTCCGCCGCTGCCGGCAGGGACCGTCGTCGACGACTTCGTCGCCGCGTTGCGGGTCCTGGCGGCAGGCTCCAAGGTGGCCTACGAGCCCGAGGCGGTCGCGCACGAAGAGACTGCTCCCGATCACGTCGGCGAGTACCGGCGGCGTGTCCGCATCGCGGCGGGCGGCTTCCGGGCGCTCTCGCAGCATCGGGACCTGCTCTCGCCGCGCCATGGGTTCACCGCGTTTGCGCTCTGGTCGCACAAGGTGCTCCGCTGGTTCGTGCCGCACGCCCTGGTGGTGGCCTTCGTCGCCAACCTGTTCCTGGCGCGGGCGGGCACCTTCTACTCGCTCGCCCTGCTCACGCAGTGCACCGCGTACGCGCTCGCCGCGCTCAGCCTCCTGGGGATGACGCCGCGGCACGTGCGGGCCGTCGCCGATGCGGCCGCTCATTTCGTCGAGATGAATGCCGCGCTGCTGGTGGGATTCGTCAAATACAGCCGGGGCGCCCAGGGGCAGACCTGGATGCGGACGGACCGCCCGGCGCGGGCAGCGTAG